One window from the genome of Penaeus monodon isolate SGIC_2016 chromosome 4, NSTDA_Pmon_1, whole genome shotgun sequence encodes:
- the LOC119572194 gene encoding cysteine desulfurase, mitochondrial-like isoform X2 produces the protein MMLAHSALASSVRSGLRNAFKGRTAGLYARFLVRNVAVEQESELRPLYLDAQATTPLDPRVLDAMLPYLTHQYGNPHSRTHAYGWDSEKAMEKARQQVAELIGADKKEIIFTSGATESNNISVKGVARFYRSKKRHVITTQTEHKCVLDSCRALENEGWDITYLPVQSTGLISLEELEASIRPDTALVSVMMVNNEIGVVQPVKEIGALCRSRKIFFHTDAAQAVGKIPINVNEQNIDLMSISGHKIYGPKGIGCLYVRRRPRVRVEALMSGGGQERGMRSGTVPTPLVVGLGEACEIAKKEMEYDSQYIKKLSDTLVHSIMSRVPNVIRNGDTEHTYPGCVNLSFAFVEGESLLMALKDVALSSGSACTSASLEPSYVLRAIGTEEDLAHSSIRFGIGRFTTEKEVQYTADKCVEHVKRLREMSPLWEMVQEGIDLKSIQWSQH, from the exons ATGATGCTGGCCCACTCGGCGCTGGCCAGCTCGGTCCGCTCAGGCCTGAGGAATGCCTTTAAGGGAAGGACTGCAGGCTTGTACGCAAGATTCCTGG TTCGAAATGTGGCAGTGGAGCAAGAATCAGAATTGCGTCCCTTGTACTTAGATGCCCAGGCAACCACACCATTAGACCCACGTGTACTAGATGCTATGCTACCTTATCTTACACACCAATATGGAAATCCTCACTCTCGCACTCATGCCTATGGTTGGGACAGTGAGAAAGCAATGGAAAAAGCTAGACAG CAAGTTGCTGAACTCATTGGAGCAGACAAGAAAGAGATTATATTTACATCAGGGGCCACAGAGAGCAATAACATTAGTGTCAAAGGTGTTGCCAGATTTTACAGGTCTAAGAAACGCCATGTGATCACTACTCAAACT GAACATAAATGCGTCTTAGACTCCTGCCGTGCTCTTGAAAACGAAGGCTGGGATATAACCTATCTTCCAGTACAATCGACAGGTCTGATTTCTCTTGAAGAATTAGAAGCATCCATTAGACCTGATACTGCTCTGGTGTCTGTTATGATGGTTAACAATGAAATTGGGGTTGTTCAGCCTGTCAA AGAGATTGGTGCATTGTGCCGCTCTCGCAAGATATTTTTCCATACAGATGCTGCTCAGGCTGTGGGTAAGATACCCATCAATGTGAATGAACAGAATATTGACCTAATGTCTATTAG TGGCCACAAAATTTATGGGCCGAAGGGCATTGGTTGTCTGTACGTCCGCCGACGCCCAAGGGTACGTGTAGAGGCTTTGATGAGTGGCGGTGGGCAAGAACGTGGCATGAG ATCTGGAACTGTGCCAACCCCTCTTGTCGTTGGCTTAGGTGAAGCATGTGAAATtgcaaagaaagagatggagtatGATTCCCAGTATATAAAAAAGCTGTCAGACACACTGGTCCACTCCATTATGTCAAGAGTACCCAATGTCATCAGGAATGGTGATACAGAACACACATACCCTGGCTGTGTAAATCTCTCCTTTGCTTTTGTAGAAG GTGAAAGTTTGCTAATGGCGCTGAAGGATGTAGCACTCTCCTCAGGATCAGCTTGCACTAGTGCCTCTCTGGAGCCTTCATATGTTTTAAGGGCCATTGGAACAGAGGAGGACCTGGCACACTCATCCATTCGGTTTGGCATTGGACGATTTACCACAGAGAAAGAAGTTCAGTACACGGCTGATAAGTGTGTGGAACATGTGAAAAGACTAAGAGAAATGAG TCCTCTGTGGGAAATGGTCCAAGAAGGCATTGATCTGAAGAGTATCCAGTGGTCACAGCATTAA
- the LOC119572194 gene encoding cysteine desulfurase, mitochondrial-like isoform X1, producing MMLAHSALASSVRSGLRNAFKGRTAGLYARFLGSSSVRNVAVEQESELRPLYLDAQATTPLDPRVLDAMLPYLTHQYGNPHSRTHAYGWDSEKAMEKARQQVAELIGADKKEIIFTSGATESNNISVKGVARFYRSKKRHVITTQTEHKCVLDSCRALENEGWDITYLPVQSTGLISLEELEASIRPDTALVSVMMVNNEIGVVQPVKEIGALCRSRKIFFHTDAAQAVGKIPINVNEQNIDLMSISGHKIYGPKGIGCLYVRRRPRVRVEALMSGGGQERGMRSGTVPTPLVVGLGEACEIAKKEMEYDSQYIKKLSDTLVHSIMSRVPNVIRNGDTEHTYPGCVNLSFAFVEGESLLMALKDVALSSGSACTSASLEPSYVLRAIGTEEDLAHSSIRFGIGRFTTEKEVQYTADKCVEHVKRLREMSPLWEMVQEGIDLKSIQWSQH from the exons ATGATGCTGGCCCACTCGGCGCTGGCCAGCTCGGTCCGCTCAGGCCTGAGGAATGCCTTTAAGGGAAGGACTGCAGGCTTGTACGCAAGATTCCTGG GTTCTTCTTCAGTTCGAAATGTGGCAGTGGAGCAAGAATCAGAATTGCGTCCCTTGTACTTAGATGCCCAGGCAACCACACCATTAGACCCACGTGTACTAGATGCTATGCTACCTTATCTTACACACCAATATGGAAATCCTCACTCTCGCACTCATGCCTATGGTTGGGACAGTGAGAAAGCAATGGAAAAAGCTAGACAG CAAGTTGCTGAACTCATTGGAGCAGACAAGAAAGAGATTATATTTACATCAGGGGCCACAGAGAGCAATAACATTAGTGTCAAAGGTGTTGCCAGATTTTACAGGTCTAAGAAACGCCATGTGATCACTACTCAAACT GAACATAAATGCGTCTTAGACTCCTGCCGTGCTCTTGAAAACGAAGGCTGGGATATAACCTATCTTCCAGTACAATCGACAGGTCTGATTTCTCTTGAAGAATTAGAAGCATCCATTAGACCTGATACTGCTCTGGTGTCTGTTATGATGGTTAACAATGAAATTGGGGTTGTTCAGCCTGTCAA AGAGATTGGTGCATTGTGCCGCTCTCGCAAGATATTTTTCCATACAGATGCTGCTCAGGCTGTGGGTAAGATACCCATCAATGTGAATGAACAGAATATTGACCTAATGTCTATTAG TGGCCACAAAATTTATGGGCCGAAGGGCATTGGTTGTCTGTACGTCCGCCGACGCCCAAGGGTACGTGTAGAGGCTTTGATGAGTGGCGGTGGGCAAGAACGTGGCATGAG ATCTGGAACTGTGCCAACCCCTCTTGTCGTTGGCTTAGGTGAAGCATGTGAAATtgcaaagaaagagatggagtatGATTCCCAGTATATAAAAAAGCTGTCAGACACACTGGTCCACTCCATTATGTCAAGAGTACCCAATGTCATCAGGAATGGTGATACAGAACACACATACCCTGGCTGTGTAAATCTCTCCTTTGCTTTTGTAGAAG GTGAAAGTTTGCTAATGGCGCTGAAGGATGTAGCACTCTCCTCAGGATCAGCTTGCACTAGTGCCTCTCTGGAGCCTTCATATGTTTTAAGGGCCATTGGAACAGAGGAGGACCTGGCACACTCATCCATTCGGTTTGGCATTGGACGATTTACCACAGAGAAAGAAGTTCAGTACACGGCTGATAAGTGTGTGGAACATGTGAAAAGACTAAGAGAAATGAG TCCTCTGTGGGAAATGGTCCAAGAAGGCATTGATCTGAAGAGTATCCAGTGGTCACAGCATTAA